In one Leptospiraceae bacterium genomic region, the following are encoded:
- a CDS encoding RND transporter, protein MLSFLNRLSYSHLLLPALLLGLAPFFPEPHLLEKLRMLKNGELIKPLDIFDLFMHSAPLLLLLLKFLVSNAEKENR, encoded by the coding sequence ATGCTTTCATTTTTAAATAGACTTTCCTATTCCCATTTACTCTTACCTGCTTTACTTCTGGGTTTGGCTCCCTTTTTTCCGGAACCTCACCTTTTAGAAAAATTAAGAATGCTAAAGAACGGAGAGCTAATAAAGCCCCTTGATATTTTTGACCTGTTTATGCACTCCGCTCCTTTATTGTTGCTTCTTCTGAAATTCCTTGTAAGTAATGCAGAGAAAGAAAATCGTTAA
- a CDS encoding AAA family ATPase — protein MKKKGLIIGKFMPMHKGHMHLIERAGREVNELIVLVCSLASEPIPGELRYKWVKETFPNIIVHHMQDENPQEPHEHPEFWDIWLKSIRKFCPDGPDVLFSSEEYGYKLSEVLGCIHRPVDIQRTTFPISGTKIRQNPHLYWDFIPESVKPYFLKKIVIYGSESTGKTTTASFLAKEFDTIWVPEFARDYLEKKNNIIEDSDFPVIARGQIQLEEDYSKKARGFLFCDTDLHTTKIYSNMYIGYCEKEIENLAESRKYDLYLLMDIDIDWVSDPLRDFPNERKEMHRLFLQELKARSIPYILIKGQGKERLQNAKQAVKIFFHID, from the coding sequence TTGAAGAAGAAAGGTCTTATTATTGGAAAGTTTATGCCCATGCACAAAGGGCATATGCACCTGATTGAAAGGGCCGGCCGGGAAGTAAACGAACTCATAGTCCTGGTATGTAGCCTTGCCTCAGAACCCATACCGGGAGAACTCAGGTATAAATGGGTAAAAGAAACTTTTCCCAACATCATAGTCCACCACATGCAGGACGAAAATCCCCAGGAACCCCACGAACACCCTGAATTCTGGGATATCTGGTTGAAGAGTATTCGGAAATTTTGTCCCGATGGTCCCGATGTTCTCTTTTCTTCAGAAGAATATGGCTACAAACTATCGGAAGTTCTTGGATGTATACATAGACCGGTAGATATTCAGAGAACTACATTTCCGATTTCAGGAACAAAAATTCGCCAAAACCCGCATTTATACTGGGACTTTATCCCGGAGTCGGTAAAGCCTTACTTTTTAAAGAAAATTGTTATATACGGTTCCGAGTCTACCGGTAAAACTACTACTGCTTCTTTTCTGGCAAAAGAATTTGATACCATCTGGGTTCCGGAATTTGCCAGAGATTATCTGGAGAAGAAAAATAATATAATAGAAGATTCAGATTTTCCGGTTATTGCCAGAGGACAAATTCAACTGGAAGAAGATTACTCTAAAAAAGCAAGAGGCTTTCTATTTTGTGATACCGACCTCCATACAACGAAAATTTATAGTAATATGTACATCGGCTATTGTGAAAAAGAAATCGAAAATCTGGCCGAATCAAGAAAATATGACCTGTATTTACTCATGGATATTGACATAGATTGGGTTTCTGACCCATTGCGAGATTTTCCGAATGAAAGAAAAGAAATGCACAGACTTTTCTTACAGGAGCTTAAAGCTCGTTCCATTCCCTACATTCTCATAAAAGGACAGGGAAAAGAGAGATTACAAAACGCAAAACAGGCAGTTAAAATTTTCTTCCATATAGATTAA
- a CDS encoding putative lipoprotein, whose protein sequence is MLKLKHKNKAFLGTFLVLLFFWNCSASNSISTTSTSLNSISSISNSLTSISGSISTAVPDSKYGIEPYSMDVRDLTILYARKGLEGDFEKDVSEVARREGVLEWKKKSFTYEAIGQGLKLSGMDNKEFQKLKKEVFNKNSQIAFYLQRGYNSLN, encoded by the coding sequence ATGTTAAAATTAAAACATAAAAATAAAGCGTTCTTAGGAACCTTTCTTGTTTTACTTTTCTTTTGGAATTGTTCAGCTTCCAATTCTATCTCTACAACTTCTACATCACTAAATTCTATATCCAGCATCTCAAACTCACTTACTTCCATCAGCGGTTCTATCAGCACTGCCGTACCTGATTCAAAATACGGCATCGAACCCTATAGTATGGATGTCAGAGATCTAACCATCCTGTATGCACGAAAAGGGCTTGAGGGAGATTTTGAAAAAGATGTTTCAGAAGTAGCCAGAAGAGAAGGAGTTCTGGAATGGAAAAAGAAATCTTTTACCTACGAAGCTATAGGTCAGGGCTTAAAACTTTCAGGTATGGATAATAAAGAATTCCAGAAATTAAAAAAAGAAGTATTTAACAAGAATTCTCAGATCGCTTTTTATCTTCAAAGAGGGTATAACTCTTTGAATTAA
- a CDS encoding DUF1577 domain-containing protein: METLDRKKRETQLIHEPEKRILILSKYLNKQELLIKELPGKTVRLKEFSRDGKRIIIEADKYISLNPGEVLSLSKILARYVQLDCKVVKLRPHHHFELEIEELHIAKRERIDKRIIPPREHVWVTNIRTSRVSLETSLHTIPTYVKINFSDYESKLRHKFDYIEVDVFHPGQDERFLIVRKTCKTLYIENTQKEESYHAVDDDFVDYSEELLGDVNKAMFEYKKNKIISEVIMPVIYLNPSNEASPIGYVHIQSKTKPIPYDLLMEAKALTFEMIDRIRESNTLTNTKRFPILDMSAGGVRILISDKDLIEQLPHQLGFSFDIYYKLQSPMTMYGLIRYVSKDKKGNLILGISISGSSNTSADRERYLANLDSLINHPELHILESG; encoded by the coding sequence ATGGAAACGCTGGATCGAAAAAAGAGAGAGACTCAACTCATTCATGAGCCGGAAAAGAGAATTCTCATCCTTTCTAAGTATTTGAATAAACAGGAGCTCCTGATTAAAGAATTACCCGGTAAAACGGTTCGTTTAAAAGAGTTCAGCCGGGATGGGAAGAGAATTATCATTGAAGCAGATAAATATATCAGTTTGAATCCTGGTGAGGTTTTGTCTCTCTCGAAAATCTTAGCTCGCTATGTTCAATTAGACTGTAAAGTCGTAAAACTTCGCCCCCATCATCATTTTGAACTGGAAATCGAAGAATTGCATATTGCGAAAAGGGAAAGAATAGATAAACGCATCATTCCACCGAGAGAGCATGTCTGGGTTACGAATATCCGGACCAGCAGGGTTTCTTTAGAGACCAGTTTGCATACGATTCCTACTTATGTGAAAATCAATTTCAGTGATTATGAGTCCAAACTCCGACATAAATTTGATTATATCGAAGTGGATGTGTTTCATCCCGGTCAGGACGAGAGATTTTTGATTGTAAGAAAGACCTGTAAGACTCTCTACATAGAAAACACCCAGAAAGAAGAAAGTTATCATGCGGTAGATGATGACTTTGTGGATTATTCGGAAGAGTTATTGGGGGATGTAAATAAGGCTATGTTCGAATATAAGAAAAATAAAATTATTTCGGAAGTCATTATGCCTGTGATTTATTTAAATCCCTCCAATGAAGCAAGTCCTATTGGCTATGTTCATATCCAGAGTAAAACAAAACCCATTCCTTACGACCTGTTGATGGAAGCTAAAGCCCTTACTTTTGAAATGATAGACAGGATTCGAGAATCTAACACCCTGACGAACACCAAGCGCTTTCCTATTTTGGATATGTCTGCCGGAGGAGTGAGAATTCTAATCAGTGATAAGGATCTGATAGAACAATTACCCCATCAACTGGGTTTTTCCTTTGATATTTATTATAAATTACAATCTCCTATGACCATGTATGGATTGATTCGTTACGTATCAAAGGATAAAAAAGGAAACCTGATACTGGGAATCAGTATATCAGGTTCTTCCAATACATCCGCCGATAGGGAAAGATACCTTGCAAATCTGGATAGTCTTATCAACCATCCGGAATTGCATATCTTAGAAAGCGGCTAA
- a CDS encoding SpoIID/LytB domain-containing protein codes for MNQKTSFFLLFLISILFFSSCRTNAELLETYRPKKKYDKLIARVLLAKSQYLHLSSSGKITARDEAGKVLWKTKDYLNLNFPLEKTTILEFASERFQYSGKEYRGKLLLKPDEAKFLIINLVDFENYLLSVVPAEMPASWPIEALKAQAICARTYALRAILTSSHLSYDLEGNTYSQAYGGIQAEHESSTKAVLDTKGIILLYKNEPLDALYHSNAGGITEDAESVWSNKLEYVKTGFSKFDYPSKAFYWKYSFSLNELQKKFDKESEESWQSLQITKASASGRVLELEAKSEGKSFLFSGKELRLSLGTRHFRSLKFYLVNNGREYTAHGFGFGHGVGLSQWGSYNMAKVGFDYKEILRYYYQNFRFASLEEKKN; via the coding sequence ATGAATCAAAAGACCAGCTTTTTTCTTTTATTCCTTATCTCTATTCTTTTTTTTAGTTCTTGCAGAACGAATGCAGAACTGCTAGAAACCTATAGACCCAAGAAAAAATATGATAAGTTAATCGCCCGTGTACTCTTGGCGAAAAGTCAGTATCTCCATCTCTCCAGTTCGGGCAAGATTACTGCCAGAGACGAAGCCGGTAAGGTTCTCTGGAAAACAAAAGATTACTTAAATCTAAATTTCCCGCTCGAAAAAACTACTATTCTTGAATTTGCAAGTGAGCGTTTTCAGTATTCAGGTAAAGAATACCGGGGAAAGCTTTTACTCAAACCCGATGAAGCCAAATTTCTTATCATTAATCTGGTAGATTTTGAGAACTACTTACTTTCCGTTGTTCCTGCGGAAATGCCTGCTTCCTGGCCCATAGAAGCCTTAAAAGCCCAGGCAATTTGTGCAAGGACTTATGCCTTACGTGCTATATTAACATCTTCTCATTTATCTTATGATCTCGAAGGAAACACATATAGCCAGGCCTATGGAGGAATTCAAGCCGAACACGAATCCAGCACGAAGGCTGTTTTAGATACAAAAGGAATTATCTTATTATATAAGAACGAACCCTTAGATGCACTTTACCATAGCAATGCCGGAGGAATTACGGAAGATGCAGAGTCGGTCTGGTCAAATAAATTAGAATATGTAAAAACAGGTTTTTCTAAATTTGATTATCCTTCCAAAGCTTTTTATTGGAAGTATTCTTTTAGTTTGAATGAGTTACAAAAAAAATTTGATAAAGAGTCAGAAGAAAGCTGGCAGAGTTTGCAGATCACAAAAGCAAGTGCTTCCGGTAGAGTTTTAGAACTCGAAGCAAAAAGTGAAGGAAAGAGCTTTCTCTTTTCAGGAAAAGAATTACGCCTGAGTCTTGGAACCCGACATTTTCGTTCTTTAAAATTTTATCTCGTAAATAATGGTAGAGAATATACAGCTCATGGTTTTGGCTTTGGTCACGGGGTAGGTTTAAGTCAATGGGGGAGTTATAATATGGCGAAGGTAGGATTTGACTACAAAGAAATTCTTCGTTATTACTATCAAAATTTTCGTTTTGCTTCCTTAGAGGAGAAAAAGAATTAG
- the metG gene encoding methionine--tRNA ligase encodes MNKNILVTTALPYANGSIHLGHLLEGIQADIWVRFQKAIGNTCYFFCADDTHGTPIMLAARNQGIKPEELIARVYEEHYRDLTGFLIEYDNYYSTNSEENRYFSERIYNSLKEKGHINSRDIEQSYCEHDAMFLPDRFIKGTCPKCGAQGQYGDGCEVCSGTYSPKDLKDAACSICGNTPSLKSSKHIFFKLQDFSEYLDSWVKSGDRLQEPVQKKLQEWFSSGLQEWDISRDGPYFGFKIPGEENKYFYVWLDAPIGYMASSKNYFSNNEDKFNQFWLEKKGEVIHFIGKDILYFHTLFWPAMLHGADFCTPTKVHVHGFMTVNGEKMSKSRGTFIKASTYLKHLNPEHFRFYLAGKLNDTIEDMDLNLDDFAARVNSDLVGNLVNIVSRVGTSILDKLSRKLGKLTEEYRVKLNEILEFETSIREAYESKNFHKALKDITKAGDIVNKTINDTAPWLLIKEDEEKTREVVTFALNAARILAIYFSPILPDISKKIFKLLNVSEASNFLNLQDFIENTPVEKYEFLAKRVEKKDIEKMVEESKEKEEPKKTSVSQESPVVNEEGYISIEELMKVELRVGEIVEAGSVEGADKLVNVKVNLGEKGVKNVFAGIKAAYSPEDLKGLKVVVVANLKPRKMKFGVSEAMLLASGKDSGLSLFIPHRNASPGDLLK; translated from the coding sequence ATGAATAAAAACATACTCGTAACAACTGCTTTGCCATACGCCAATGGTTCGATTCATCTCGGTCACCTTTTAGAAGGCATTCAGGCTGACATCTGGGTGCGATTTCAAAAGGCAATCGGAAATACCTGTTATTTTTTCTGTGCGGATGACACACACGGAACACCTATCATGCTGGCTGCCAGAAACCAGGGAATCAAACCGGAAGAATTAATAGCCAGAGTTTACGAAGAACATTACAGAGACTTAACTGGTTTTTTAATTGAGTACGATAACTATTATTCTACAAACTCGGAAGAAAACCGCTACTTTTCAGAAAGGATTTACAATAGTCTAAAAGAAAAAGGACATATTAACTCCAGAGACATTGAGCAATCTTACTGCGAACATGATGCCATGTTTTTACCGGATAGGTTCATCAAGGGAACCTGTCCAAAATGCGGAGCGCAGGGACAATATGGAGATGGTTGTGAAGTATGCAGCGGAACCTACAGTCCAAAAGATTTAAAAGATGCAGCCTGTTCTATCTGTGGAAATACTCCAAGTCTGAAATCTTCCAAACATATCTTTTTTAAACTCCAGGATTTTAGTGAGTATCTGGATAGCTGGGTAAAGTCAGGAGACAGGTTACAGGAGCCGGTACAAAAGAAACTACAGGAATGGTTTAGTTCAGGGCTTCAGGAGTGGGACATTTCAAGAGACGGTCCTTATTTTGGTTTTAAAATACCGGGTGAAGAAAATAAATACTTTTATGTATGGCTTGATGCACCTATAGGTTACATGGCTTCATCAAAAAATTACTTCTCAAACAATGAAGATAAATTTAATCAATTCTGGTTAGAAAAAAAAGGAGAAGTGATTCATTTTATAGGGAAAGATATTCTATATTTTCATACCCTTTTCTGGCCGGCAATGTTGCATGGAGCTGATTTTTGCACTCCCACAAAAGTACATGTACACGGTTTTATGACGGTAAACGGGGAGAAGATGTCCAAGTCAAGAGGAACCTTCATCAAAGCTTCCACTTACCTGAAACACTTAAACCCCGAACATTTCCGTTTTTATCTTGCCGGGAAGTTAAATGACACCATTGAAGATATGGATTTGAACCTTGATGATTTTGCTGCCAGAGTAAATTCGGATCTTGTTGGAAATCTTGTGAACATCGTATCCAGAGTAGGAACTTCGATTCTCGATAAGCTGAGTCGAAAATTAGGAAAGCTCACAGAAGAATACAGGGTAAAGTTAAACGAAATACTGGAGTTTGAAACCTCTATCAGGGAGGCTTATGAATCCAAAAACTTCCACAAAGCTTTAAAAGATATTACGAAAGCCGGAGACATTGTAAATAAAACGATCAATGATACAGCACCCTGGTTATTGATTAAGGAAGATGAAGAAAAAACAAGAGAAGTAGTTACATTTGCATTGAATGCAGCTCGAATTCTGGCTATTTATTTTTCTCCCATTCTTCCTGACATATCCAAAAAAATATTTAAATTATTGAATGTATCAGAAGCATCAAATTTTCTAAACCTGCAAGATTTCATTGAAAATACTCCTGTTGAGAAATACGAATTTTTAGCCAAACGGGTAGAGAAAAAGGATATAGAGAAGATGGTAGAAGAAAGTAAAGAGAAAGAAGAACCGAAGAAAACAAGTGTTTCGCAGGAAAGTCCTGTTGTGAATGAAGAAGGCTATATTAGTATCGAAGAACTTATGAAAGTGGAACTTCGTGTGGGAGAAATTGTAGAAGCCGGTTCAGTCGAAGGTGCAGATAAGTTAGTAAATGTAAAGGTTAATCTCGGCGAAAAAGGAGTTAAGAATGTATTTGCCGGGATTAAAGCGGCTTATTCACCGGAAGACTTAAAGGGTTTGAAAGTGGTGGTAGTTGCAAATTTAAAACCGAGGAAAATGAAATTTGGTGTTTCGGAGGCAATGTTATTGGCTTCCGGAAAAGATTCAGGACTTTCTCTTTTTATACCTCACAGAAATGCCAGCCCCGGAGATTTATTGAAATAG
- a CDS encoding ABC transporter permease, translating to MTVGVSLLIVVLSIFNGFQRQVKESLWNGGPHITIENRINSGEIKNYERLIELLLGNEKLKKQIQSIEGSITSHGLLQHNNNFVPIMLRAIPVKSDTDLITNKDPNFPRLEYYNREDIKELNDKNYVVIGKEMSGLYDLNLGRTVTLTVPAGSFKVSQGIELNVNKFSVSGFFKTGYYHYDSRYIFMSLKTAQKFFKMKDTVNQISIKVHSLDDLDECKDLLLQTIRSPLVEKENPTGSFSIRTIAEEQQNFLAALKMEKTIISNIVFLFIVLAALGMVATVYSLVRSKRKSIGTLKALGLPASQILLIFTLNSMIIGIFASIIGGIIGIYYATNLEAFTNGLSEVINAVGSRLDSHWRNVELVPKDIYYFDHIPVDIDVSFIFMVTTASTILSGLAGYFPARWAAKLDPVETIRND from the coding sequence ATGACTGTTGGAGTTTCTCTTCTCATTGTGGTTCTCTCTATTTTTAACGGTTTCCAAAGGCAGGTAAAGGAATCTCTCTGGAACGGAGGGCCTCACATTACCATAGAAAACCGAATTAATTCCGGTGAGATAAAGAATTATGAAAGACTCATTGAATTGCTTTTGGGAAACGAAAAGCTAAAAAAACAGATTCAGTCTATCGAAGGTAGTATTACAAGTCACGGTCTTCTACAGCATAATAATAATTTTGTGCCTATTATGCTCAGGGCCATCCCTGTAAAAAGTGATACCGATTTAATTACAAATAAAGATCCAAATTTTCCAAGACTTGAGTATTATAATCGGGAAGATATAAAAGAGTTAAATGACAAAAACTATGTAGTTATAGGAAAGGAAATGTCGGGACTTTATGACTTAAATCTCGGAAGAACCGTAACCCTTACCGTACCGGCGGGGAGTTTTAAAGTGAGTCAGGGAATAGAACTCAATGTAAACAAGTTCTCTGTATCCGGTTTTTTTAAAACAGGTTATTATCACTACGATTCTCGTTATATTTTTATGTCTTTAAAAACAGCTCAGAAATTTTTCAAGATGAAAGACACGGTTAACCAGATTAGCATAAAGGTTCATTCTCTCGATGATCTGGATGAGTGTAAGGACCTACTTTTGCAAACCATACGTTCTCCCCTGGTGGAAAAAGAAAATCCTACAGGAAGTTTTTCGATTCGTACAATTGCAGAAGAGCAGCAAAATTTTCTAGCAGCTCTAAAAATGGAGAAAACTATTATTTCGAATATCGTATTTCTCTTTATCGTTCTTGCAGCTCTGGGTATGGTAGCCACCGTATACTCCCTGGTTCGTTCCAAAAGAAAGTCCATCGGAACTCTAAAAGCTCTGGGTTTACCCGCTTCCCAGATTTTGCTTATTTTTACTCTAAATTCTATGATTATTGGGATTTTCGCTTCGATTATTGGCGGGATTATAGGTATCTATTATGCTACCAACTTAGAAGCCTTTACGAATGGTTTAAGTGAAGTCATAAACGCTGTAGGTTCCCGATTAGACTCTCACTGGAGAAATGTGGAATTAGTTCCTAAAGACATTTATTATTTTGATCATATACCTGTTGATATTGATGTAAGTTTTATCTTCATGGTTACTACAGCTTCTACTATATTGTCGGGTCTGGCCGGATATTTCCCTGCAAGATGGGCTGCCAAATTAGATCCGGTAGAAACCATACGGAATGATTAA
- the guaB gene encoding IMP dehydrogenase — protein sequence MTNTNLSTNYFSNDGLSGEELFSIPIGLTYKDFLVLPGFIDFNPSDVDLETSLTRNIRIKRPLISSPMDTVTEYKMAISLALQGGIGIIHYNNTIEQQVEHVKKVKRFENGFITDPVILSPNHKISDLDSIKEKFGFTGVPITEDGTSDTKLVGIVTNRDIDFEKDRTKKIAEVMTTDLVTCKAGLSLQEVNKVLKTSKKGKLPIINNEGKLVSLVSRSDLKKNKEFPDSSKDENKRLRVGAAVSTLIESRDRVAALYEAGVDVIVIDSAQGHSSYQLEMITYIKKNFKGLEIIGGNVVTIEQSKALIDAGVDGLRVGMGPGSICITQDTMAVGRAQAKAVYQTGKYANQYNVPIIADGGITNIGDIGIALAIGASCCMMGSMFAGTNEAPGEYYYENGMRLKKYRGMASLEAMSAGGEKRYATEAQKIKVAQGVSGAVLDKGSVTNLVPYLVQGLKQSFQDMGYRSISSIHEALYSGKLRFERRSQSAQLQGSVHNLYSYTAPTMRGE from the coding sequence ATGACTAATACGAATTTATCAACAAATTATTTCTCCAATGACGGTTTAAGTGGAGAAGAACTTTTTAGCATTCCCATAGGACTGACCTATAAAGATTTTCTGGTCCTCCCGGGATTTATCGACTTCAACCCTTCCGATGTGGATCTGGAAACCAGTCTGACTCGAAATATCCGAATCAAACGCCCCTTAATCAGCTCACCGATGGATACAGTTACCGAATACAAAATGGCTATATCCCTTGCCCTACAGGGTGGTATTGGTATTATACACTACAATAACACCATAGAACAACAGGTGGAACATGTAAAGAAAGTTAAACGTTTCGAAAATGGTTTTATTACCGATCCGGTCATCCTATCTCCAAACCACAAAATATCCGATCTTGACTCCATAAAAGAGAAATTCGGATTTACCGGTGTTCCTATTACTGAAGATGGGACTTCTGATACAAAACTTGTAGGTATCGTGACAAATAGAGATATTGACTTTGAAAAAGACAGGACTAAAAAAATTGCAGAAGTCATGACTACCGATCTGGTCACCTGTAAAGCGGGCCTTTCTCTACAGGAAGTAAATAAAGTATTAAAAACTTCAAAAAAAGGGAAATTACCTATCATTAATAACGAAGGAAAGCTGGTTTCCCTGGTAAGTCGCTCCGATCTAAAAAAAAATAAAGAATTTCCGGACTCCTCCAAGGATGAAAATAAAAGGCTACGTGTCGGTGCAGCTGTATCCACCCTGATTGAATCCAGAGATAGAGTAGCAGCTCTGTACGAAGCCGGAGTTGATGTCATTGTTATAGATTCTGCCCAGGGACATTCCAGCTATCAATTGGAGATGATTACTTACATTAAGAAGAACTTTAAAGGCCTTGAAATCATCGGCGGGAATGTCGTCACCATAGAACAGAGTAAAGCTCTTATCGACGCCGGCGTAGATGGTCTGAGAGTAGGTATGGGGCCCGGCTCTATCTGCATTACCCAGGACACTATGGCTGTTGGCAGGGCCCAGGCAAAAGCAGTTTATCAAACAGGTAAATACGCCAACCAATATAATGTCCCGATTATCGCCGATGGAGGGATTACGAATATAGGAGATATTGGCATTGCCCTGGCCATAGGTGCTTCCTGCTGTATGATGGGTTCCATGTTTGCCGGAACCAATGAAGCACCCGGTGAATACTACTATGAAAATGGAATGAGGCTGAAAAAATACAGGGGAATGGCGAGTCTCGAAGCCATGAGTGCCGGTGGTGAAAAGCGTTATGCAACTGAAGCCCAGAAGATTAAGGTAGCCCAGGGGGTTAGTGGTGCCGTCTTAGACAAGGGTTCCGTTACCAATCTCGTTCCTTACCTCGTACAGGGGCTGAAGCAATCCTTTCAGGATATGGGATATCGTTCTATAAGCAGTATACACGAAGCCCTGTACTCCGGTAAATTAAGGTTTGAAAGACGCTCTCAGTCTGCTCAATTACAGGGTTCTGTTCATAATCTCTATTCCTATACTGCTCCCACTATGAGAGGAGAATAG
- a CDS encoding class I SAM-dependent RNA methyltransferase codes for MENREEFQIRIEKVSETFEGSGYLGDKKYSFRYAKENDEVSVYFTGKRKKYPRLTGIQKNSDHSSVRCRHFADCGGCAAQHFPYEEQFRIKTNRLLQVYQEKLNISIKPIPAQLQYGHRGRMDFAVYPGGIIGLREAGNFRRIINIESCEIQSKWANDELKALRKVLEEHKGIELNRKTLEGYLKYITLRKSRFTEDNISIFTFIEPFYDTDVEEKFRETVLASSTARNIVFCYNRTKSEVSAEGKFKVIRGTSFYTEHLMDKKIEIPFDSFFQPNIEGFMPVLEYTNKLIQHSKQKILLDIFCGNGFFSLLFGETFEELYGFDISEAAIERANLNLKKYFPGKNMSFFQSDLLQLKESSFLKEQAEKNSLALLDPPRRGIGDRMIELLNESHLEEIIYISCNPYSQIEDIEKLDNYVALEGILTDPFPHSPHLESAVYLRRRN; via the coding sequence ATGGAAAATAGAGAGGAGTTTCAAATTCGCATAGAAAAAGTCTCCGAAACCTTTGAAGGAAGTGGTTACCTGGGAGATAAGAAATACTCCTTTCGGTATGCAAAAGAAAACGATGAAGTTTCAGTCTATTTTACCGGTAAAAGAAAGAAGTATCCCCGGCTTACAGGTATCCAAAAGAACTCCGATCATTCTTCTGTTCGTTGCAGACATTTTGCGGATTGCGGAGGTTGCGCAGCTCAGCATTTTCCTTATGAAGAACAATTCAGAATAAAGACCAACAGACTCTTACAGGTATATCAGGAAAAACTCAATATCTCAATAAAACCTATTCCGGCACAGCTTCAGTACGGACATAGAGGACGGATGGATTTCGCTGTTTATCCAGGTGGAATTATAGGACTCAGAGAAGCCGGAAACTTTCGAAGAATCATCAATATAGAATCCTGTGAAATCCAGTCTAAGTGGGCAAACGATGAACTGAAGGCTCTTCGCAAAGTTTTAGAAGAACATAAAGGTATTGAATTGAACCGAAAAACCTTAGAAGGTTATTTAAAATATATTACTCTCAGGAAATCAAGATTTACAGAAGATAATATAAGTATATTTACTTTTATAGAGCCTTTTTATGATACGGATGTTGAAGAGAAATTTAGAGAAACTGTCTTAGCTTCTTCTACTGCAAGAAACATTGTCTTTTGCTATAACCGTACGAAATCAGAAGTCTCTGCAGAAGGAAAATTTAAAGTCATTCGAGGAACTTCCTTCTATACGGAACATCTAATGGATAAAAAGATTGAGATTCCTTTCGATTCTTTTTTTCAACCGAATATCGAAGGATTCATGCCGGTACTCGAATATACGAACAAATTAATTCAACATTCAAAACAAAAAATTCTTCTCGATATATTTTGCGGAAATGGATTTTTTTCCTTATTATTCGGAGAAACATTTGAGGAATTATACGGTTTTGATATTTCAGAAGCAGCCATAGAAAGGGCCAATCTAAACCTTAAAAAGTATTTTCCCGGTAAGAACATGTCTTTTTTTCAATCCGATCTTTTACAATTAAAAGAGAGCTCTTTTCTAAAAGAACAGGCCGAAAAAAATAGTCTGGCCCTTTTAGACCCACCCAGAAGAGGAATCGGTGATAGAATGATAGAGCTTTTGAATGAAAGCCACCTGGAGGAAATTATATATATATCCTGCAACCCTTATAGCCAGATTGAAGATATTGAAAAGTTGGATAATTATGTGGCCCTTGAAGGAATTCTAACCGATCCATTTCCTCACAGTCCTCACCTCGAATCCGCGGTTTATCTCAGGCGAAGAAATTAA